From Vigna radiata var. radiata cultivar VC1973A unplaced genomic scaffold, Vradiata_ver6 scaffold_315, whole genome shotgun sequence, one genomic window encodes:
- the LOC106780409 gene encoding peroxisomal adenine nucleotide carrier 1, which yields MQLDLESLSEATSGAIGSLVSTTVLYPLDTCKTKYQAEVQAQHQRKYKRISDVLWEAIATRQVLSLYQGLGTKNVQSFISSFIYFYGYSYFRKLYLKKSGNKYIGTAANLIVATAAGVFTIVITQPLDTASSRMQTSEFGKSKGFWKTLSEGTWSEAYDGLAISILLTTNPSIQYTAYDQLKQRILKGNISNRTGTKSSPEALSAFSAFVLGAVSKCAATCLTYPAIRCKVMIQAAESDDDKSTEAERKAQRTISGALYTIWKREGVLGFFKGLQAQILKTVLSSALLLMVKEKIAKSTWILMLVIGRYMSVNSPKIKAI from the exons ATGCAGCTTGATCTGGAATCACTGTCAGAAGCTACTTCTGGTGCCATTGGGTCACTTGTTAGTACCACCGTCTTGTACCCTCTTGATACTTGCAAGACAAAATATCAAGCTGAAGTTCAAGCTCAGCATCAGCGAAAATACAA GAGAATTTCTGATGTTTTATGGGAAGCAATTGCTACCCGTCAGGTGCTATCACTGTACCAAGGCCTTGGGACAAAAAATGTTCAGTCCTTCATTtcgtcttttatttatttttatggatACAGTTACTTTAGGAAGctgtatttgaaaaaaagtgGAAACAAGTACATTGGAACAGCAGCAAATTTGATTGTTGCCACCGCTGCTGGGGTCTTTACGATAGTAATAACACAG CCCTTAGATACAGCATCCTCGCGGATGCAGACAAGTGAATTTGGAAAATCCAAGGGATTCTGGAAGACCCTTTCTGAGGGTACATGGAGTGAAGCATATGACGGACTTGCCATTTCCATTCTTTTAACAACAAATCCATCCATTCAG TATACTGCATACGATCAGCTGAAACAGAGAATATTAAAGGGCAACATAAGCAATAGAACAGGTACAAAGTCATCCCCAGAGGCACTCTCTGCATTTTCTGCTTTCGTGCTTGGTGCAGTTTCAAAATGTGCAGCTACGTGCTTGACATACCCAGCTATCAG GTGTAAGGTCATGATTCAGGCTGCTGAATCTGATGATGATAAGAGTACAGAAGCTGAGAGGAAGGCACAGAGGACAATCTCCGGAGCTCTCTATACTATTTGGAAAAGAGAAGGCGTATTGGGATTTTTCAAAGGATTGCAGGCGCAGATATTGAAAACTGTTCTTAGCTCTGCATTACTTCTGATGGTAAAGGAGAAGATCGCAAAATCCACATGGATTCTAATGCTCGTGATTGGAAGATACATGTCTGTGAATTCCCCCAAAATTAAGGCAATTTGA
- the LOC106780390 gene encoding mitogen-activated protein kinase kinase kinase NPK1 — protein sequence MQDFLGSLRRSLVFRPGGDDAPFAGIADKLGSAIRKSRIALKPPPPPIRWRKGELIGSGAFGHVYMGMNLDSGELIAIKQVLIAPGSAYKENTQANIRELEEEVKLLKNLKHPNIVRYLGTAREENSLNILLEFVPGGSISSLLGKFGSFPESVIRMYTKQLLLGLEYLHNNGIIHRDIKGANILVDNKGCIKLADFGASKKVVELATINGAKSMKGTPHWMSPEVILQTGHTISTDIWSVACTVIEMATGKPPWSQQYPQEVSALFYIGTTKSHPPIPEHLSAEAKDFLLKCFHKEPDLRPSASELLQHPFITSEYHGSHSILRSSIRDSCNKMATYGMNSRTFLDSVQGSTCTGLKDVCQIDSIKFSTVYHKADSYQRADNDDGDMCLMDEDDFLIGSPVKPESLLLASDDTKSCNPSSKPADDHPCNFNESQYLEKNRPHLSFSSEPLGTEDDEEVTECKIRDFLDAKALELKKLQTPLYEEFLSISNAAIAPAPFAKSKVMSGVPNVTSKLRSSSQAWRRFSMVGSATVASPGSHTKYRSKHNGAHCQPLQEIQPPVLNESKETLHDAELESSSVSSNFSERQRKWKEELVEELEWKREMMRRAGTGGKITSPKDRRFYED from the exons ATGCAAGACTTTTTGGGCTCTCTTCGCCGCTCCCTGGTTTTCCGACCCGGGGGCGACGATGCTCCTTTTGCCGGAATCGCCGACAAGCTTGGTTCCGCCATTCGAAAATCGCGAATCGCATTAAAACCTCCTCCTCCTCCCATCCGGTGGCGCAAGGGCGAGTTGATTGGTTCTGGCGCCTTCGGTCACGTCTACATGGGAATGAACCTCGATTCCGGGGAGCTTATTGCCATCAAACAG GTTTTAATCGCTCCTGGTAGCGCTTACAAGGAGAACACACAG GCTAATATTCGGGAGCTCGAAGAAGAAGTTAAGCTTCTCAAGAATCTTAAGCATCCAAATATTGTT agATACTTGGGAACTGCGAGAGAGGAGAACTCCTTAAATATTCTGCTTGAGTTCGTACCTGGTGGTTCTATCTCATCACTTTTGGGGAAATTTGGATCCTTCCCCGAATCC GTTATAAGAATGTATACGAAACAGCTTTTACTGGGCCTTGAATACCTTCACAATAATGGGATTATTCACAGAGATATTAAG GGAGCCAACATTCTAGTTGATAACAAAGGGTGCATTAAACTTGCAGACTTTGGTGCATCCAAGAAAGTTGTTGAACTG GCTActattaatggtgcaaaatcaATGAAGGGCACGCCACATTGGATGTCCCCTGAAGTTATTCTACAAACAGGACATACAAT CTCCACTGATATATGGAGTGTTGCATGCACCGTGATAGAGATGGCCACAGGGAAGCCTCCATGGAGTCAACAGTATCCCCAAGAG GTTTCAGCTCTTTTCTATATTGGGACAACTAAATCTCATCCACCCATACCTGAACATCTGTCTGCTGAGGCCAAAGACTTTTTGCTGAAATGTTTCCACAA GGAGCCGGATTTAAGGCCTTCTGCATCAGAGTTGTTACAg CATCCGTTCATCACCTCTGAATATCATGGATCCCATTCAATCTTACGCAGTTCAATCAGG GATTCTTGCAATAAGATGGCAACATATGGAATGAACTCTAGAACCTT CTTGGATTCTGTCCAGGGATCAACTTGCACCGGCTTAAAGGATGTTTGTCAGATAGACAGCATAAAGTTCTCAACTGTGTATCATAAAGCAGATTCCTACCAGAGAGCAGACAATGATGATGGTGACATGTGTCTGATGGATGAAGATGATTTTTTGATTGGTTCACCAGTAAAACCTGAATCTCTATTATTAGCTTCTGATGATACGAAG AGTTGCAATCCTTCGAGCAAACCTGCGGATGATCATCCTTGCAATTTTAATGAAAGCCAATATTTAGAGAAAAACAGACCGCACTTATCATTTTCAAGTGAGCCTCTAGGAACTGAAGACGATGAAGAAGTTACTGAATGTAAAATTAGAGATTTCCTTGATGCTAAG GCACTTGAACTGAAGAAGCTTCAAACACCTCTTTATGAAGAATTCTTAAGCATATCAAATGCAGCCATTGCTCCTGCTCCCTTTGCAAAGAGTAAAGTTATGTCGGGTGTCCCAAATGTAACATCAAAACTCAGATCGTCTAGTCAGGCTTGGAGACGATTCTCAATGGTTGGCAGTGCTACTGTAGCAAGCCCTGGAAGTCATACCAAATACCGATCGAAGCATAATGGTGCTCACTGTCAACCTTTGCAGGAAATTCAGCCACCTGTGCTTAATGAATCAAAGGAGACTCTTCATGACGCTGAGCTGGAATCATCTAGTGTAAG CTCAAACTTCTCTGAGAGACAAAGGAAATGGAAAGAAGAATTGGTTGAAGAGCTAGAGTGGAAGCGAG AGATGATGCGTCGGGCCGGAACTGGAGGAAAGATTACATCTCCAAAGGATCGCAGATTTTATGAAGACTGA
- the LOC106780410 gene encoding uncharacterized GPI-anchored protein At5g19250-like produces the protein MVLPKFYLCFWLLVSSLVILLMNHPIKCDDDEEDNLYQGINKYRASINLKALTRNDNADCLANKIADQFKKQPCTNTTGSNTVPGTEPQFSNYPDLLSKCHLAISNTRDGNIMPVCVPGLVPSLVLTNFTKSLYSDSLNDTKYTGIGIGSEDNWIVVVLTTNTPAGTFSPYTSNVANLISRSGLLYCSMLFLVGYIFLL, from the exons ATGGTGCTGCCCAAGTTCTATCTGTGTTTCTGGCTTCTCGTTTCTTCTCTTGTGATTCTCTTGATGAACCATCCAATAAAATGTGACGATG ATGAGGAAGACAATCTTTATCAGGGTATCAACAAGTATCGAGCATCAATAAACTTGAAAGCTCTAACAAGGAATGACAATGCAGATTGCCTTGCTAATAAAATAGCTGACCAATTCAAGAAACAGCCCTGCACGAATACCACAGGTTCTAACACCGTACCTGGCACTGAGCCTCAGTTTTCCAACTATCCAGACCTCCTATCAAAGTGTCACTTGGCCATTTCCAACACAAGGGATGGAAATATAATGCCTGTTTGTGTTCCTGGTCTGGTTCCAAGTCTTGTGCTAACTAATTTCACGAAATCTCTCTACTCAGATAGTCTCAATGACACAAAATATACAGGAATTGGTATTGGTTCAGAAGATAATTGGATTGTTGTTGTCTTGACAACAAACACACCTGCGGGAACCTTTTCTCCCTATACTTCTAATGTTGCCAATTTGATTTCCAGATCTGGATTGCTTTATTGCTCAATGCTCTTCTTAGTTGGTTACATCTTCCTGTTATGA